In Streptomyces hawaiiensis, one genomic interval encodes:
- a CDS encoding TerD family protein, whose amino-acid sequence MTMGSNVSLTALSENVGSAIVSLGWSSPTGEGDADVSVLLLDGHGKVRSDADFYFYNNPVAADGSVQLLGKEPTGDGSEDRISFDLTAVPAEVERIVVAASRYEGARFGELDDLKVTLADAVGESLLRFVIEDAGQVSAIIFGELYRRGEEWKFRAVGQGYESGLAGLATDFGVDIEDDEAESGTEAAQEPEAGTPDAPPPATLDAVPAPRPPAEEEAAPKKRAARPRTAKKRVTPPRAPAQSLAENESWRQARLFPVSALKNDRDRETRATSVLLSVMAQVPRFGRRITAPFGAPSGRMETFTEVSLPHGDTPRRPDGVIRVERAGKLWTALVETKTNGNPLKSDQVQAYMDIAARRGYEAVITLSNDVALEGSPLVDVKIDRRRKHQVALWHLSWAEVAHQAQMLIRHEGVGNAARTWLLQDLLHYLQHDNSGCHGFQNMGAAWVPVRNGINDETLCQGDPRSLEVVESWERLIRQVCLRLGGELGQKVLPAQRTRRGTDPGARRARLADQLCLEGRLQAELRVEGAPGLLSISADLRTAKLRTSVEIPAPEQGYPLTWAKRLVRRLAEAPADLHVETLVEGGTGGPRGTLERLRPEPADLLPKDGSTRITGFRLSLFKGMGSGRGSAESGFIRSVDDAVHRFHTSVVVHLDAPAPGRTAAKERAAV is encoded by the coding sequence ATGACCATGGGCTCGAACGTGTCGTTAACGGCCCTGAGCGAGAACGTCGGCTCCGCGATCGTCAGCCTGGGCTGGTCCAGCCCCACAGGGGAAGGCGACGCCGATGTGTCCGTCCTGCTGCTGGACGGGCACGGCAAGGTACGCAGCGACGCCGACTTCTACTTCTACAACAACCCGGTGGCCGCCGACGGCAGCGTGCAGCTGCTCGGCAAGGAGCCGACGGGGGACGGCAGCGAGGACCGGATCAGCTTCGACCTGACCGCGGTCCCGGCCGAGGTGGAGCGCATCGTCGTGGCCGCGAGCCGCTACGAGGGGGCGCGCTTCGGAGAGCTGGACGACCTGAAGGTGACGCTGGCCGACGCGGTGGGCGAGAGCCTCCTCCGGTTCGTCATCGAGGACGCCGGCCAGGTGAGCGCGATCATCTTCGGTGAGCTGTACCGGCGGGGCGAGGAGTGGAAGTTCCGGGCCGTCGGGCAGGGGTACGAGAGCGGGCTGGCGGGGCTGGCGACGGACTTCGGCGTCGACATCGAGGACGACGAGGCGGAGTCCGGGACGGAGGCGGCGCAGGAACCCGAAGCCGGCACACCCGACGCTCCGCCGCCGGCGACACTGGACGCCGTACCGGCACCGCGCCCGCCGGCCGAGGAGGAGGCCGCGCCGAAGAAGCGGGCGGCCCGGCCCCGGACAGCGAAGAAGAGGGTCACACCGCCCAGGGCGCCCGCGCAGAGCCTTGCGGAGAACGAGTCCTGGAGGCAGGCCCGCCTCTTTCCGGTGTCGGCGCTCAAGAACGACCGGGACCGGGAGACGCGGGCCACGTCGGTGCTGTTGTCGGTGATGGCCCAGGTGCCCCGGTTCGGCAGACGCATCACCGCCCCCTTCGGCGCGCCCTCGGGTCGCATGGAGACGTTCACCGAGGTCTCCCTGCCGCACGGGGACACGCCCCGGCGCCCCGACGGGGTGATCCGCGTCGAGCGTGCCGGAAAGCTGTGGACGGCGCTCGTCGAGACCAAGACCAACGGCAATCCCCTGAAGTCCGACCAGGTGCAGGCCTACATGGACATCGCGGCCCGGCGCGGCTACGAGGCCGTGATCACCCTGTCGAACGACGTGGCGCTGGAGGGCAGCCCGCTGGTCGACGTGAAGATCGACCGGCGGCGCAAGCACCAGGTGGCGCTCTGGCACCTGTCCTGGGCCGAAGTGGCCCACCAGGCCCAGATGCTGATCCGGCACGAAGGCGTCGGCAACGCGGCACGCACCTGGTTGCTCCAAGACCTGCTGCACTACCTCCAGCACGACAACTCCGGTTGCCACGGCTTCCAGAACATGGGCGCGGCGTGGGTGCCCGTACGCAACGGGATCAACGACGAGACCCTCTGCCAGGGTGACCCACGCTCCCTGGAGGTCGTGGAGAGCTGGGAGCGGCTCATCCGGCAGGTGTGCCTGCGACTCGGCGGCGAACTCGGGCAGAAGGTGCTGCCCGCCCAGCGCACCCGGCGCGGCACCGACCCCGGGGCCCGCCGCGCCCGCCTGGCGGATCAACTGTGCCTGGAGGGCAGGCTCCAGGCCGAGCTGCGTGTCGAGGGGGCGCCCGGGCTGCTCAGCATCAGCGCGGACCTGCGTACCGCGAAGCTGCGCACGTCCGTGGAGATCCCGGCACCCGAGCAGGGCTACCCCCTGACCTGGGCCAAGCGCCTGGTCCGTCGTCTCGCCGAGGCGCCGGCGGACCTGCACGTGGAGACTCTGGTGGAGGGCGGGACGGGCGGCCCGAGGGGCACGCTGGAGCGGCTGCGTCCCGAACCGGCGGATCTGCTCCCCAAGGACGGCTCCACCCGCATCACCGGATTCCGGCTGTCTCTCTTCAAGGGCATGGGAAGCGGCCGCGGCAGCGCGGAGTCCGGATTCATCCGCAGTGTCGACGACGCCGTGCACCGCTTCCACACCTCGGTGGTGGTCCACCTGGACGCTCCCGCCCCCGGGCGCACGGCCGCGAAGGAGCGCGCCGCGGTGTGA